GCCCAGCAGCGCCACGGCCCAGGGACGAGCTCCGGACCCCCACCCATGCGAGCAGTCCGGGCCGCATGCGGGACCGCAGCCAGTGGCCCACAGGGGCTGCGAAGCCATGGCCCCGCACACCACAGCGCCATCTCCCGGGGCCACCGCGGCCAAGCGCGGGGGGCGCCGGGCCGGGcgagcgcggggcggggcggacgGCGCGAGGAAGTCCCGGCCCGCGCTTTGGGGAAGTCCGTCGCGCGCCTGCGCACTgcgcccgcgccccctccccgacGCCGGGGCCGGACCTCGGagcgcgcgggcggcggcggcgctggcGGCTCGGGAGCGCGGCCGGTGAGTGCGCGCGCGGCGCCGGGGACGGCGGCCCTGGCCTCGCGGCCGGCCCGGCGGTGCGCGgcgtggccgccacggcctgcgccgGGACCTGCCCCTCGGGGGCCGCGGTCGCGGGTCCACGTGGACCCCGGGCCGCGGCGGCACTGCAGCCCGCCCCgcgcctgggggaggggcgctgcGGCGGGTTCCCTTTTTGTGAGCTCGGAGCCCGGGGAGAGGTTGCTTAAAGGCGGGGGCCGGAAGGACCCAGGTTTCCGCGGCTCCCGCCCCGCTAGCTTGGCGGGGAGCGGCCGGGGCGGGACTCCCTgtgcgcccccgcccccaccccgtcgGGTCGGCCGGCAGCCGCTCCGCGCTGCGAGGCGGACCGGAGGCCCTCGCGGGCCGGGGCTCGGGACGCCGCGGGAGGACCTCCCGCTGCCCGGCCTGGGCGCTGCGGCTGCTGCCGTGCCGTGCACGCCCCTTCgacagccagggaggggccagggcgaaccggcccctcccgcccccaccccgcctttgGGTTGCTGGTGAGTGGGGCCCAGGACGGGCTTcttgagatgggggtgggggctgcggaGTCTGCGGGGAGGGGTCCGCACGCCTCCTGCCTGGCCCCGGGGcggggacaggggagggagggattcCAGGGTTGGGGGAGCCTGGCCAGACCGGGGCgccgccccccagcccctggctagGGCAGCGGGTCGGAGAGGTCCTGGGCGGGAGCAAAAGTTGGAAGgagtccctgccagccccctcccaaAGATTGTGACATTTTTCTGAGATTGTCacattttcttgttctttttttggaCTGGGCGGGCTCAGGGCCGTTCTTCTTCCTTGTGTGGAGCAGAGCTGCCGCCGCTCCCGAGGGAGCCCTGTCCCCAGGGGCCGGAGTGGCTCCTGCTCTCCCCTTCCAggccccgggggtggggaggagggagcgtGGGTCCAGACCCTACTGCCtgagagaggggcagggctggaggagggcCCAGCACCCCCGACAGCCCCAGGCTGGGGTTCCTGCCTGGGGCAAGGGCCCTGGCTGCCGTGCCCCTTCTTTGGAAACGTGACTCCCACAGGGCACTTGGTTCCCCCCAACACACTTGGCTTTGGGACCCTCCTGGGAGAGGAAGCCCAGCAGGTGTCGAGAGGCCTTGGCCCAGGGACTGGAGTCGGTGGCCCGTGGGCCTTGTCCTTTCCTGGGTGCTGAGAGCCAAGGCCAGTGGGGTTGAGGATGCAGAGGCCAGGCTTGGGAgtgagaaaattagaaaataaaatagaaccaaGTCCCAAGCCTCCTGGCCACAGACCCTCGGGAGAGGCCTGAGGGCCCTCACCTGGACACAGCTGCGCAGTGAGGGGATGCGCCGGGTTTGTGGCTGGCTTTGGCACCTAGTGCCCCTCCCCACAGAGGTGCATCCCAGAAGTGGAAAGGCACACCCCCACAGGGTCTCCAGGCCGACTGGGGGCGGGGTGGTCTCCCTGGCTGGCCCTGAGGCTGGCGGCCGGCAGTGGCTTCTGagcctgcaggtgctgggcccagAGGGTGGGGACCTCAGTGTGCCAGTGGGGTGTGAGGGTCAGGGCAGCTGCGGGCCAGAGACGCCCGACCCGGGGCCCAGATccctcctccagcttcctgtcctgcCTCAGGCTTCGGGCCTtgccacagagagggaaggagcagcTCATGTCACCACCTCCAACGACGCACAGTCCCCTCGGGAGGGGCCCAGAGCCGGAAACCAAGAAAGAGGAACCCAGGCTTCCGGCTCCCAGGCGCTGAGCCGACGGGGGTGTCCCAGAACCTCCTCTGGGGGCCTCCTCTGGGGGCcagcctgggaggaggggccggaggctggggcagagggcagagcagggaagGAGGTGTGCTGCAGGCCACTCCCGCAGGACAGCTAGGGTCTGGGGTCACAGGTTCTCGGTCAGAACCTTGGCCCCTCTTCCCAGACCCCCCGGCTGTGGTGAGGGCCTTGGAGCTGGCATCTCGGAGCCTGGGCCGCCTGCTTTACCCACCCATGCCCACCGCGCATGAGGCTGACAAGCAGGTATGCTGCTCCCTGTCTGTCCCGGCCCCCTGGGGAGGGGGTAATGAGGGGTCAAGGTATCCCTGAATACCTGGGGTGGGCAGAAGGCACAAGTCCAGGTTTGGGGGGTTCCACCTTGAGGCTGAGGAagccctgtgtccccagcacgCAGGGCCAGAGGAGGCAGACCGGCCGCCTTCGATGTCCAGCCGTGATGCGGCCCCCACGGCGGCCCCCAGCCGCAACCCCTGCTGcctgtgctggtgctgctgctgcagctgctcctgGTACGCGCGCCTGGGACCAGGCTGGGCCCGGGCGGGAAGGGAGGTGCAGAGGTCTGGCCACCTGACGTGGCCCTGGCGTCCGTATTCAGGGCCTGGTCCCAGACTTGCCGCAGCGCCAGGGCTGGTCCCtgtgcagggccaggcctgctgcgTGCGCCTTCACCCCTCCCTGGGTGCCTGGTCATCCTGGGGACCTTCAGTGGAGCGAGACGGGCACAGCCCTAGAGTGGGTGGAACAGAGAGACCCCAAGGAGGGAGCAGCTGGCCCTGGGCACGGGGAAGACCTGCCCAGGCAGCAGGGTCAGTGTGTGCATGAGGCCGCAGTGGGGCTCCAGGGGTGACCAGAGTGCAGGGCAGCTGCTGGACATTGTAGTCTTTGCAGAGGTGTCAGGGCCTCGGTTACTGAAGGGACAGGACATGGGGACCTCACGTGTAGTCAGCTGACCCACGAGCAGCCAGGGCCTGACAGTCCAAGCAGGACATGGTGGGTggtgggaggggtgcagggacccctgcATCAGCCAGGTCATACCCCCAGTGAGgggagggagcccaggaagagGCACACGGTCACACTGCTGAGGAGGACGAGGACCAAGGCTGCGGCCTGGGCGCTCCGGCCTGCATGGGAAGGAGCCTACAGGAGGCTGTTCTCCTGTGAGCCCCGGGCTGGTGGGCGGCGTGGGGGCCCCACGTGCCCAGGGCAGTGCAGCCCCTGTGTCTGCTCAGGAACCAGCAGCGGCGGCGAGCGTGGCAGGCCTCCCGGGAGAGCAAgctgcagcccctgcccagctgcGAGACGTGGTGAGTCCAGTGGCctgcggggggggcggggggggctcaGGCCAGAGGCCCTGGGCTGAAGTGGCTGGCcccgtgcctgcagtgccacGCCGAGCCCCGAGGAGGTGGAGAGCTGGGCGCAGTCCTTTGACAAGCTGATGCACAGCCCTGCGGGCCGCAGCGTGTTCCGGGCCTTCCTGCG
The window above is part of the Oryctolagus cuniculus chromosome 11, mOryCun1.1, whole genome shotgun sequence genome. Proteins encoded here:
- the RGS19 gene encoding regulator of G-protein signaling 19 isoform X1, with the protein product MPTAHEADKQHAGPEEADRPPSMSSRDAAPTAAPSRNPCCLCWCCCCSCSWNQQRRRAWQASRESKLQPLPSCETCATPSPEEVESWAQSFDKLMHSPAGRSVFRAFLRTEYSEENMLFWLACEELKAEANQHVVDEKARLIYEDYVSILSPKEVSLDSRVREGINRKMQEPSAHTFDDAQLQIYTLMHRDSYPRFLSSPTYRALLLRGAPRSSSEA